A window of the Streptomyces sp. Ag109_O5-10 genome harbors these coding sequences:
- a CDS encoding helix-turn-helix transcriptional regulator yields the protein MLTVASTASLRVYVSEWENGRRSISARYAKILRALLGITDDELHGRAEALAVPVVADGYDELINRIDSARSVSLTMVTTFMDQTELFRTMDRQMGAASLVDPMTGHLAKLEDALTFAVLPETRRPVALALAGAATLAAWQALDVGAVERAWRHYELGKRAAQEADEPMYLAHATAEQAYVLCDAGRPSVAVQLIRDAQRVGGKAMSPRLMAWLYAAEAEICARAGLPDDCRRALENAMRHLPPGEEARDADMLSIFLNEGHLSRWRGNALALIGDDEAVTSLYDALDSADPTFIRASAGLRCDLAQAHMARGEYDQAHEHLRQARLLASRTGSVRHRRRIEQLTQQL from the coding sequence ATGCTCACCGTCGCATCCACGGCCAGCCTGCGCGTCTACGTCTCGGAGTGGGAGAACGGCCGGCGTTCGATCTCGGCCCGCTACGCGAAGATCCTGCGCGCTCTTCTTGGGATCACCGACGACGAACTGCACGGCAGGGCCGAGGCGTTGGCCGTACCCGTTGTGGCTGACGGATACGACGAACTCATAAACCGGATCGACTCCGCCCGCAGCGTCAGCCTCACCATGGTGACGACGTTCATGGATCAGACGGAACTGTTCAGGACCATGGACCGGCAGATGGGCGCCGCGAGCCTTGTCGACCCGATGACGGGGCACCTGGCGAAGCTCGAGGACGCGCTCACCTTCGCCGTACTTCCCGAGACCCGGCGCCCAGTCGCCCTCGCGTTGGCGGGGGCTGCAACGCTGGCCGCATGGCAAGCACTTGATGTGGGCGCCGTGGAACGAGCCTGGCGGCACTACGAGTTGGGCAAGCGGGCGGCACAGGAGGCCGACGAGCCGATGTACCTCGCGCACGCCACGGCCGAGCAGGCGTATGTGCTGTGCGACGCGGGCCGGCCCTCCGTCGCGGTCCAGCTGATACGGGATGCCCAACGCGTCGGCGGCAAGGCGATGTCCCCACGACTCATGGCCTGGTTGTACGCGGCCGAAGCCGAGATCTGCGCCCGGGCGGGGTTGCCGGACGACTGCCGGCGGGCGCTGGAAAACGCGATGCGACACCTGCCGCCGGGGGAGGAGGCCCGAGACGCGGACATGCTGAGCATCTTCTTGAACGAGGGGCACCTCAGCAGGTGGCGCGGTAACGCACTCGCTCTGATTGGCGACGACGAAGCGGTGACGAGTCTGTACGACGCCCTTGATTCCGCAGACCCCACCTTCATACGAGCGTCGGCGGGGCTGCGGTGTGATCTCGCCCAGGCGCACATGGCGCGCGGTGAATACGACCAGGCGCACGAACACCTGCGGCAGGCCCGACTGCTGGCGAGTCGTACCGGATCAGTGCGTCATCGGCGCCGGATCGAGCAGCTCACGCAGCAGTTGTAG
- a CDS encoding NUDIX domain-containing protein, which translates to MGPKSERVYLTIREWISTGKYQPGSKLPSERTLSEELSIGRTALRQVLAKLIAEGAIEVHGRSSYRVPDRSVSTETPTDVEPWQIHGERTVYDNRWVKLSLVDVEPPGVERFEHHVVRLHHVAIAAVLDDQDRVLMLWRYRFVPDSFGWELPGGIVDDGEDAAQAALREVEEETGWRPDALEHVVTYQPMVGMVDSPHEIYVGQGAKLVGEPTDLEEAGHVAWVPLADIPGLMARGELMGSGTLVALLHVLASRGAGAAPTTAA; encoded by the coding sequence ATGGGACCGAAGTCGGAGCGGGTCTATCTCACGATTCGCGAGTGGATCTCAACGGGCAAGTATCAGCCTGGCTCCAAGCTCCCCTCTGAGCGCACCCTGTCGGAAGAGCTGAGCATCGGCCGTACGGCACTTCGTCAGGTCCTGGCCAAGCTCATCGCCGAGGGTGCCATCGAGGTGCACGGCCGTAGCTCGTACCGCGTGCCGGACCGGTCCGTGAGCACAGAGACGCCAACAGACGTGGAGCCGTGGCAGATTCACGGTGAGCGGACCGTGTACGACAACCGTTGGGTGAAGCTCAGTCTCGTGGACGTCGAGCCGCCCGGCGTTGAACGCTTCGAGCATCACGTCGTGCGGCTTCATCACGTCGCCATCGCCGCCGTCCTCGACGACCAGGACCGCGTGTTGATGCTCTGGCGCTACCGCTTCGTCCCCGACTCGTTCGGCTGGGAGCTGCCTGGCGGGATCGTCGACGATGGAGAAGACGCCGCACAAGCCGCTCTGCGGGAAGTCGAGGAAGAGACTGGCTGGCGGCCGGATGCCCTGGAGCACGTGGTCACCTATCAGCCCATGGTCGGCATGGTCGACTCGCCTCACGAGATCTACGTCGGTCAGGGCGCGAAGCTCGTCGGAGAACCGACCGACCTCGAAGAAGCGGGGCACGTCGCCTGGGTGCCTCTCGCGGACATTCCCGGGCTGATGGCCCGCGGTGAGCTCATGGGCTCAGGGACGCTCGTGGCTCTCCTGCACGTGCTCGCCTCACGGGGCGCTGGAGCCGCGCCTACAACTGCTGCGTGA
- a CDS encoding Pycsar system effector family protein — translation MTASDPRETAWRIHTAIGEWTARVDAKASFALTLESAALAGIVALSDNGHRFSRLHGYGIRGVVWAGALLILAGAVLAILVVAPRLRSVKKLRSEAPENFIYFGHLQFWDPATLALKLQQEDTLPILSSQLINTSKIAWRKHRLVQLSFLLAAVGGVLVLIAGLVV, via the coding sequence GTGACAGCTTCCGATCCGCGCGAGACGGCGTGGCGTATCCACACGGCCATCGGGGAGTGGACAGCGCGAGTGGACGCAAAAGCGTCCTTCGCCCTGACCTTGGAATCGGCGGCTCTTGCGGGCATCGTTGCCCTCTCGGACAACGGGCATCGCTTTTCACGCCTCCACGGTTACGGCATTCGCGGGGTCGTCTGGGCTGGGGCTTTGCTGATCCTGGCGGGCGCGGTCCTGGCGATTCTTGTCGTCGCACCCCGGCTGCGGTCCGTTAAAAAGTTGCGAAGCGAAGCGCCCGAGAATTTCATTTACTTCGGACACTTGCAATTCTGGGATCCGGCCACACTTGCCTTGAAGCTTCAGCAGGAGGATACCCTCCCCATTTTGAGTAGCCAGCTGATAAACACGAGCAAAATAGCCTGGCGCAAGCACCGGCTCGTGCAGCTATCGTTCTTGCTCGCGGCCGTCGGAGGTGTCCTGGTTCTGATCGCGGGGCTTGTGGTTTGA
- a CDS encoding adenylate/guanylate cyclase domain-containing protein yields the protein MGLVDDISAAVTSVVCSDWDIRKGAVVPTTEDVKLSNGAVEVDAVYLYADLADSTGLARDFTRTTAAKVIRAYLDATCRVIKARGGQIRSFDGDRVMAVFMGDSKNSEAAKCGLQINYVVDKIVRPKVEANLSSITTKGFEIKHCVGIDSGTALIVRGGVRGHNDLVSIGRAPNVAAKLSDIRNGYYRTYITGPVFRMLNEKSKYSSGEKKPMWEGPYQREVGGEEITVYKSSWWSKP from the coding sequence GTGGGACTAGTTGATGACATCAGTGCGGCTGTCACGAGCGTGGTGTGCTCGGACTGGGACATTCGCAAGGGCGCCGTGGTGCCGACCACTGAGGACGTGAAGCTGAGCAACGGAGCGGTGGAGGTGGATGCGGTCTACCTGTATGCGGATCTGGCCGACTCGACTGGTCTCGCCCGGGACTTCACTCGAACCACGGCCGCGAAGGTCATCCGCGCCTACCTGGACGCCACCTGTCGCGTTATCAAAGCCCGCGGCGGGCAGATTCGGAGCTTCGACGGCGACCGTGTCATGGCCGTTTTCATGGGCGATAGCAAGAACAGTGAAGCCGCCAAGTGTGGGCTACAGATTAATTACGTGGTGGACAAGATTGTACGCCCCAAAGTGGAGGCGAATCTGTCATCGATCACCACGAAGGGATTCGAGATCAAGCATTGCGTGGGTATCGACTCCGGCACTGCCCTGATTGTGCGAGGCGGTGTACGTGGTCACAATGACCTTGTGTCGATCGGTCGAGCTCCTAACGTGGCGGCAAAACTCAGCGATATCCGCAACGGATATTACCGAACGTACATAACCGGGCCAGTTTTCAGGATGTTGAACGAAAAGTCGAAGTACAGTTCCGGCGAGAAGAAGCCGATGTGGGAAGGCCCATACCAGCGTGAGGTCGGCGGCGAGGAGATCACGGTGTACAAGTCGAGCTGGTGGTCCAAGCCGTGA
- a CDS encoding DEAD/DEAH box helicase family protein, with amino-acid sequence MVLQSEDASRLPAEAHARLLIDQQLHVAGWAVQDRKGMNLFAGEPGVHGIAVREVIMAPGHGRVDYLLYVNKKVVGVIEAKPQGTTLSGVEWQSAMYATGLPAEHRKRAHIVGERLPFVFEASGSETHFTNGYDPAPRARKVFNFPKPSTLARIVREATDDPALPTWRSKVRHMPPLSTESLRPAQVDAIENTEKSLAAQRADRSLIQMATGAGKTYTAVTLSYRLLKHAGFKRVLFLVDRNNLAKQTAAEFSNYVTPDDGRKFSELYAVDRLKSGRMFSSSDVVISTIQRVYSVLRGKEIPEGDDPSLDDFVPDAPVEIAYNPDMPPESFDLVIVDEAHRSIYGAWKGVLEYFDAHVLGLTATPGKQTFAFFRQNLVSQYTYTESVADAVNVDFDIYRIKTEVSQNGSTIEAGTFVPKVDRRTRVQRIEAIDEELEYKKSQLDRAVQNPNQIRTVLQAFRDRLFTEIFPGRTAVPKTLIFCKDDAHAEEVVTQVRQVFGKGNDFAAKITYQAKDPEGHLQAFRTSASLRIAVTVDMIATGTDVKPLECVFFMRDVRSAQYFEQMKGRGARTIAKADFQAVTPDAQTCAAAQEKTRFVIVDAVGVTEHAFVDPPLMRTKSVSLEKLLGKAASLTITEDETATLASRLAALELQVTPAERAELAKVAGQPLRAIVKDLVEACDPQVHAEALAAVGNEAERDQVVEELIEKAIEPLAANPELRTRILELRRQHDLIIDDTNPDSLIEAYGVGEEDKAREIVDDWRAYLEEHRSEISAIQVLQQAADASDRPTGSTFEQIKELADRIARPPHRWTPQRLWAAHEQVEKGRVRRNARAQTTDLVSLLRFTLAGDDELVPYADKVRERYQGWLLQQEQAGVVFTDTQRWWLDNMANVIASSAGIDVDQLDGAPFDERGGIDGALRDLGNQAGEILETLNKELTA; translated from the coding sequence GTGGTCCTGCAATCCGAGGATGCTTCCCGTCTTCCTGCCGAGGCGCATGCGCGGCTCCTGATCGACCAGCAGCTGCACGTGGCGGGCTGGGCGGTGCAGGACCGCAAGGGCATGAACCTGTTCGCGGGCGAGCCGGGTGTGCACGGCATCGCGGTACGCGAGGTGATCATGGCGCCGGGGCACGGGCGGGTGGACTACCTGCTGTACGTGAACAAGAAAGTTGTGGGGGTCATCGAGGCCAAGCCGCAGGGAACCACGCTCTCCGGGGTGGAGTGGCAGTCGGCCATGTACGCCACGGGCCTGCCGGCCGAGCACCGCAAGCGCGCTCACATCGTTGGGGAGCGTCTGCCGTTCGTTTTCGAGGCCTCGGGATCGGAAACGCACTTCACCAACGGGTACGACCCTGCGCCGCGTGCCCGCAAGGTCTTCAACTTCCCTAAGCCGTCCACGCTGGCCCGCATCGTCCGGGAAGCGACCGACGACCCAGCCCTCCCTACGTGGCGGTCCAAGGTTCGGCACATGCCGCCGCTGAGCACGGAGTCTCTGCGCCCGGCGCAGGTCGACGCAATCGAGAACACCGAGAAGTCCTTGGCCGCACAACGTGCGGACCGGTCGCTGATCCAGATGGCCACGGGTGCGGGCAAGACTTACACCGCCGTCACGCTGTCCTACCGGCTGCTCAAGCACGCCGGGTTCAAGCGGGTGCTATTCCTGGTGGACCGCAACAACTTGGCCAAGCAGACCGCGGCCGAGTTCAGCAACTACGTCACCCCGGACGACGGCCGGAAGTTCAGCGAGCTGTACGCGGTCGACCGCCTCAAGTCCGGCAGAATGTTCTCCAGTTCCGACGTGGTGATCTCCACGATCCAGCGCGTGTACTCGGTGCTGCGCGGCAAAGAGATTCCCGAGGGCGATGACCCGAGCCTGGACGACTTCGTGCCAGACGCACCGGTGGAAATTGCCTACAACCCGGACATGCCGCCGGAGTCGTTCGACCTGGTAATCGTGGACGAGGCCCACCGTTCCATATACGGGGCCTGGAAAGGCGTGCTGGAGTACTTCGACGCCCACGTGCTGGGATTGACGGCCACGCCGGGCAAGCAGACGTTCGCGTTCTTCCGGCAGAACCTCGTTTCGCAGTACACGTACACAGAGTCCGTGGCCGACGCCGTGAACGTGGACTTCGACATCTACCGGATCAAGACGGAGGTCTCCCAGAACGGCTCGACGATCGAGGCCGGCACGTTCGTGCCGAAGGTGGACCGCCGCACGAGGGTGCAGCGCATTGAAGCTATCGACGAGGAGCTCGAGTACAAGAAGTCCCAGCTGGACCGGGCGGTGCAGAATCCCAACCAGATACGCACTGTCCTGCAGGCCTTCCGTGATCGGCTGTTCACAGAGATCTTCCCGGGCCGCACCGCGGTGCCCAAGACGCTGATCTTCTGCAAGGACGACGCCCACGCCGAGGAGGTGGTAACGCAGGTGCGTCAGGTGTTCGGCAAGGGCAACGACTTCGCCGCGAAGATCACCTACCAAGCCAAGGACCCCGAGGGGCATCTTCAAGCCTTCCGCACCAGCGCGAGCCTGCGGATCGCGGTCACGGTGGACATGATCGCTACCGGGACGGACGTGAAGCCGCTGGAGTGCGTGTTCTTCATGCGTGATGTTCGCTCGGCACAGTACTTCGAGCAGATGAAAGGGCGGGGCGCCCGCACGATCGCGAAGGCAGACTTCCAGGCCGTGACCCCGGACGCCCAGACCTGCGCGGCTGCGCAGGAGAAGACCCGGTTTGTGATCGTTGACGCTGTGGGCGTGACAGAGCACGCCTTCGTGGATCCGCCGCTGATGCGCACCAAGTCAGTAAGTCTGGAGAAGCTGCTGGGCAAGGCTGCTTCCCTGACGATCACCGAGGACGAGACCGCGACCCTGGCTTCCCGTCTGGCGGCTCTGGAGCTCCAGGTGACTCCGGCCGAGCGGGCTGAGCTCGCCAAGGTCGCCGGGCAGCCTCTTAGGGCGATCGTCAAGGATCTAGTCGAGGCCTGCGATCCGCAGGTCCATGCCGAAGCGCTCGCCGCTGTCGGCAACGAGGCCGAGCGTGATCAGGTGGTCGAGGAGCTGATCGAGAAAGCCATTGAGCCTCTGGCTGCGAACCCGGAGCTGCGTACGCGCATCCTCGAGCTGCGCCGACAGCACGATCTGATCATCGATGACACCAACCCGGATTCCCTGATCGAGGCGTACGGGGTGGGTGAGGAGGACAAGGCCCGCGAGATCGTCGACGACTGGCGCGCCTACCTGGAGGAGCACCGCAGCGAGATTAGCGCGATCCAGGTCCTGCAGCAGGCCGCGGACGCCAGTGACAGGCCGACCGGCAGCACGTTCGAGCAGATCAAGGAGCTCGCCGACCGTATCGCCCGCCCGCCGCACCGGTGGACCCCTCAGCGTCTCTGGGCGGCGCACGAGCAGGTCGAGAAGGGCCGCGTGCGACGGAACGCGAGGGCCCAGACCACGGATCTGGTGTCCCTTCTGCGCTTTACTCTTGCGGGTGACGACGAGCTGGTGCCGTACGCCGACAAGGTGCGCGAGCGGTATCAGGGCTGGCTCCTGCAGCAGGAGCAGGCCGGCGTCGTCTTCACTGATACGCAGAGATGGTGGCTGGACAACATGGCGAACGTGATCGCGTCCTCGGCCGGGATCGACGTCGACCAGCTCGACGGCGCCCCGTTCGACGAGCGCGGTGGTATTGATGGCGCTCTTCGCGACCTGGGCAACCAAGCCGGTGAAATTCTGGAGACCCTGAACAAGGAGTTGACCGCGTGA
- a CDS encoding restriction endonuclease subunit S produces the protein MTDAGLPKGWEQTTLGKIAAWSSGGTPKSGRKDFYGGDIPWAVIGDLNDGLLVETAGTITQDGLDNSSAKWVPKGSVLVAMYGASIGKLGLTGVPLTTNQAIAAARPSDKVTAKFLFYYLMSQREELVRAGKGAAQPNIGQGTLKAWPAIVPPLVEQERIVDLLEDHLSRLDAGVDYLDAAFRRTVSFQRSHHQAMLDSYGGELVRLADLVESIEAGKSLGSSAPPAALGEWGIIKVSAMTWGTFRPEENKMIPAEKANPQYEVKPGDLLVSRANTSAYVGASVLVGDTRPRLLLSDKSLRITPKDGVDAAWLHKVLQTPKSRQQISDLATGTKDSMRNISQKALLSITVPRLTTKQQEDMVARCQQAFEQASSLEASTSAGLKRASNLRRSLLAAAFSGRLTGAAFDAGQVEERAAVVDAESETLGSGLSDAEKSVTVNDGSMSAA, from the coding sequence GTGACCGATGCCGGACTGCCCAAAGGATGGGAGCAGACGACGCTCGGAAAGATCGCGGCCTGGAGCAGCGGGGGCACACCGAAGTCTGGACGCAAAGACTTCTACGGCGGCGACATCCCCTGGGCTGTCATCGGCGACCTCAACGACGGTTTGCTCGTCGAAACCGCTGGCACGATCACGCAGGACGGTTTGGACAACTCCTCGGCGAAGTGGGTGCCCAAGGGATCCGTGCTAGTGGCGATGTACGGCGCCTCGATCGGGAAGCTTGGTCTAACTGGCGTGCCCTTGACGACGAACCAGGCGATCGCGGCCGCTCGTCCGAGTGACAAGGTTACTGCCAAATTCCTCTTCTACTACCTCATGTCCCAGCGCGAGGAACTGGTGCGAGCCGGAAAGGGAGCGGCGCAGCCGAACATCGGACAAGGAACGCTTAAAGCATGGCCTGCTATCGTCCCTCCGCTGGTAGAGCAAGAGCGAATTGTCGATCTGCTGGAGGATCACCTCTCCCGCCTCGACGCGGGCGTCGACTATCTCGACGCCGCGTTCCGCAGGACAGTCTCCTTCCAGAGGTCTCACCATCAGGCCATGCTCGATTCTTACGGCGGTGAACTGGTTCGCCTCGCTGATCTCGTGGAATCGATCGAGGCGGGAAAGTCGCTGGGAAGCTCTGCTCCTCCGGCTGCGCTGGGCGAGTGGGGAATCATCAAGGTCAGTGCGATGACCTGGGGTACTTTCCGGCCTGAGGAGAACAAGATGATCCCGGCGGAGAAGGCGAACCCGCAATACGAGGTTAAGCCCGGCGACCTGCTGGTTAGCCGCGCGAACACCTCTGCCTACGTCGGTGCCAGCGTGCTGGTCGGCGATACCCGTCCGCGCCTCCTGCTGAGTGACAAGAGCCTTCGCATCACACCCAAGGATGGCGTCGACGCCGCGTGGCTTCACAAGGTGCTCCAAACTCCCAAGTCTCGTCAGCAGATCTCTGACCTGGCCACGGGCACCAAGGACTCGATGCGCAACATTTCTCAGAAAGCACTGCTGTCGATCACTGTCCCGCGCCTGACCACCAAGCAGCAGGAAGATATGGTCGCACGTTGTCAACAGGCATTTGAGCAGGCCAGCTCATTGGAGGCCAGCACCTCGGCCGGGCTGAAGAGGGCAAGTAACCTCCGCCGGTCACTTCTGGCCGCTGCTTTTTCGGGGCGCCTGACCGGAGCCGCATTTGATGCGGGGCAAGTCGAAGAAAGGGCTGCCGTGGTCGACGCCGAGTCAGAAACCCTGGGGTCGGGTCTTTCTGATGCTGAGAAATCAGTTACTGTCAACGACGGCTCAATGTCTGCCGCTTAG
- a CDS encoding class I SAM-dependent DNA methyltransferase codes for MTETRQLVDKLWSYAGVLRDAGVGVLEYTEQLTYLLFLKMAHERANRALKPEQIIPEQYSWQRLLDSDGAALEAEYTLILQGLGRQPGMLGTIFRKAENRVQDPAILKRLVHDLIDKQTWSGGGDINGDAYESLLSKGASDKGSGAGQYFTPRSIISAMVEVVKPTVEDSVIDPACGTGGFLLGAHAYASKDAAHMNPEQRAHLRSGFVHGVELVDGTARLGAMNLLLHGMGDAKGESLIEVKDALVADPGKRWSVVLANPPFGTKSSITMVGADGKAAREDREIERSDFTVTTSNKQLNFLQHIMTILDINGRAAVVLPDNVLFEGGAGESLRRRLLKSFDLHTILRLPTGVFYAQGVKANVLFFDKKPASETPWTAETWVYDLRTNQHFTLKQNPLTRKHLDDFVACAKPGRPRKERVETERFKAFTYEELLSREKVNLDITWLRDESLEALDNLPAPDVIAREIVEDLTAALEEFAAVADALEAKETAEA; via the coding sequence GTGACGGAGACTCGTCAGCTGGTCGACAAGCTTTGGTCGTACGCGGGAGTACTGAGAGACGCCGGAGTGGGCGTGCTGGAGTACACCGAGCAGCTGACCTACCTATTGTTTTTGAAGATGGCGCACGAGCGTGCCAACCGAGCTCTGAAGCCCGAGCAGATCATCCCAGAGCAGTACTCCTGGCAACGCCTGCTCGACTCCGACGGCGCGGCACTGGAAGCGGAGTACACACTGATCCTCCAGGGGCTGGGCCGTCAACCGGGCATGCTGGGCACGATCTTCCGCAAGGCGGAGAACAGGGTGCAGGATCCGGCGATCCTCAAGCGTCTCGTCCACGATCTGATCGACAAGCAGACCTGGTCGGGCGGCGGTGACATCAATGGTGATGCCTACGAGTCCCTGCTGTCCAAGGGGGCGAGTGACAAGGGCTCTGGGGCGGGCCAGTACTTCACGCCGCGCTCGATCATCTCCGCGATGGTCGAGGTCGTGAAGCCCACCGTGGAGGACTCCGTCATCGACCCGGCGTGCGGAACTGGAGGCTTCCTGCTGGGCGCTCACGCGTATGCTTCGAAGGATGCGGCGCACATGAACCCCGAGCAGCGCGCCCACTTGCGAAGTGGGTTCGTACACGGCGTCGAGTTGGTGGACGGTACTGCACGCCTGGGCGCCATGAACCTGCTGCTGCATGGAATGGGCGACGCCAAGGGCGAGTCCTTGATCGAGGTCAAGGATGCCCTCGTGGCCGACCCGGGCAAGCGATGGTCGGTCGTGCTGGCCAACCCGCCGTTCGGCACGAAGTCTTCCATCACGATGGTCGGCGCCGACGGCAAGGCAGCACGCGAGGACCGGGAGATCGAGCGCTCAGATTTCACCGTCACCACGAGCAACAAGCAGCTCAACTTCCTACAGCACATCATGACGATCCTGGACATCAATGGCCGTGCCGCCGTGGTGTTGCCGGACAACGTCCTATTCGAGGGCGGTGCAGGGGAGTCCCTGCGTCGTCGTCTACTCAAGAGCTTCGACCTGCATACAATCCTTCGTCTGCCTACGGGGGTGTTCTACGCGCAGGGAGTGAAGGCGAACGTGCTGTTCTTCGATAAGAAGCCGGCCAGCGAGACCCCGTGGACCGCTGAGACGTGGGTGTACGACCTGCGGACCAACCAGCACTTCACACTCAAGCAGAACCCGCTCACCCGTAAGCACCTGGACGACTTCGTCGCGTGTGCCAAGCCGGGGCGGCCGCGCAAGGAGCGGGTGGAGACCGAGCGGTTCAAGGCGTTTACCTACGAGGAGCTTCTCAGCAGGGAGAAGGTCAACCTCGACATCACCTGGCTCCGCGACGAGTCCCTCGAGGCCCTGGACAACCTACCTGCCCCCGATGTCATCGCGCGCGAGATCGTCGAGGACCTCACTGCGGCTCTGGAGGAGTTCGCGGCAGTTGCTGACGCACTGGAGGCCAAGGAGACGGCCGAGGCGTGA
- a CDS encoding AIPR family protein — protein MKDLQIRQLEAALNEQFDGLIDMTDLEGRDDKTVRPAFLSRALAALAVLEVTGLDREQAAACVIDGFDDQGIDAVAVDADAPHIYIIQAKWSKTADASFDQKALFALKEGLKKLVSGQYDRFNNKLQPMVPALNYALSNPRVQITIVPALAGDRGLPPAQQDFEDLKDEYNDPQEILRVEPLLLQHFISALRAGLDDPRVDLKARMPDFRFHGEPYLAYYGTLTADQVAGWYAEHRHRLFQRNIRFPLGLTKINSGLVETVLREPTHFWYFHNGITVLCDQLDVGPRGDLELSGASVVNGAQTVSSLHEAAERSAESVARARVHVRIIPLKGTPDNFDRQVTIATNTQNGVAEQDFRALDDIQTRLRYDFDVTLNKTYVIKRGETPPAPADGCDMVEAAIALGCAHQDPQISFQAKSEASLLWKDEIYTKIFRRPDARRVWRAVQLLRAVRKALVPLQQSLESRAGAFVDQGEYMITHLVFRQQQNWSSCPEGEWTRMLKLIPASVEAALRWAMYALDRGNTQVGGVFRTAQRYAHIAESAAEGLLSRESTPELSPEYQSAEREKRARQANAVTVIVDAGAIAEGTRLEFRPVTDLERRALTKWIAEDRRRGSATWVVSRSNRSKVLLWEWNGERYSPSALVVEMFRHANKSGPQAVQGTRRWFVAGQGSLVDIANSIRGDSAE, from the coding sequence ATGAAGGACCTTCAAATTCGACAGCTCGAGGCGGCCCTGAACGAGCAGTTTGACGGCCTGATCGACATGACTGACTTGGAAGGGCGGGACGACAAGACTGTTCGGCCGGCCTTCCTCAGCCGTGCACTGGCAGCGTTGGCTGTGCTTGAGGTGACGGGTCTCGACCGTGAGCAAGCCGCGGCATGCGTCATCGACGGTTTCGATGATCAGGGGATTGATGCTGTCGCGGTGGACGCAGACGCCCCGCATATCTATATCATCCAGGCCAAATGGAGTAAAACCGCCGACGCGTCCTTCGATCAGAAGGCCCTTTTCGCCCTTAAGGAAGGCCTCAAAAAGCTGGTGAGCGGCCAATATGACCGCTTCAACAACAAACTCCAGCCCATGGTCCCCGCCCTGAATTATGCCTTGAGTAATCCTCGCGTGCAGATAACAATCGTGCCGGCCCTGGCCGGGGATCGGGGACTGCCGCCAGCCCAGCAGGATTTCGAGGATCTAAAAGACGAGTACAACGACCCTCAGGAGATTCTTCGAGTCGAACCCCTTCTGCTGCAACACTTCATTAGCGCTCTCCGTGCGGGGCTGGACGATCCGAGAGTTGACCTGAAAGCACGGATGCCCGACTTTCGCTTTCATGGCGAACCCTATTTGGCTTACTACGGAACGCTCACCGCTGACCAGGTCGCAGGATGGTACGCGGAACATCGGCATCGCCTCTTCCAGCGAAACATTCGATTTCCTCTGGGGCTCACAAAGATCAACTCTGGGCTGGTGGAGACAGTGCTCCGCGAGCCCACACATTTTTGGTATTTTCACAATGGCATCACTGTGCTCTGCGACCAGCTCGATGTCGGCCCGCGTGGTGACCTTGAGCTATCCGGCGCGAGTGTGGTGAACGGCGCCCAGACGGTTTCATCCCTGCATGAGGCGGCCGAACGGTCGGCTGAGTCCGTCGCGCGTGCACGTGTCCATGTACGCATTATCCCGCTCAAGGGGACGCCGGATAATTTCGACCGCCAGGTAACAATTGCAACCAATACTCAGAACGGAGTGGCCGAGCAAGACTTTCGCGCCCTCGATGATATTCAGACGCGGCTCCGCTATGACTTCGACGTCACGCTTAATAAGACTTACGTCATTAAGCGCGGAGAAACACCTCCGGCGCCTGCAGATGGATGCGACATGGTCGAAGCGGCGATCGCCTTGGGTTGTGCGCACCAAGACCCTCAGATCTCCTTTCAGGCGAAGTCCGAAGCCAGCCTTTTGTGGAAGGATGAGATCTACACCAAGATATTCCGTCGTCCGGATGCTCGCAGGGTGTGGCGAGCCGTGCAGTTGCTGCGAGCGGTGAGAAAGGCGTTGGTCCCCCTCCAGCAAAGCCTAGAGAGCCGCGCGGGAGCCTTCGTTGACCAGGGTGAGTACATGATCACTCACCTTGTCTTCCGTCAGCAGCAAAACTGGTCCTCGTGCCCAGAAGGCGAATGGACGAGGATGCTGAAGCTGATCCCCGCTTCGGTCGAGGCTGCCTTGCGATGGGCTATGTATGCCCTCGACAGAGGTAACACTCAGGTTGGTGGCGTTTTTCGCACAGCTCAGCGCTATGCACATATTGCAGAGAGTGCCGCCGAAGGCTTGCTCTCTCGGGAGTCCACACCAGAACTTTCTCCTGAGTACCAGTCAGCGGAGCGGGAGAAGAGAGCGCGCCAAGCGAATGCAGTCACTGTGATTGTAGACGCAGGTGCCATCGCGGAGGGAACTCGATTGGAGTTCCGGCCTGTAACCGATCTGGAACGCCGGGCCTTGACCAAGTGGATCGCGGAAGATCGGCGCCGTGGATCCGCAACGTGGGTTGTAAGCAGGAGCAACCGAAGCAAGGTGCTTCTGTGGGAATGGAATGGTGAACGCTATTCCCCGAGTGCACTCGTAGTGGAGATGTTCCGGCACGCCAACAAGTCGGGACCGCAAGCGGTGCAAGGAACCCGCCGCTGGTTCGTTGCCGGACAGGGTTCACTGGTCGATATCGCCAACAGCATCCGCGGTGATTCCGCGGAGTAG